From the genome of Archaeoglobus neptunius:
GGGGATGCCGGGCACACTGGGGGGACTGCCGGCGCTAAGCCGGAGGAAGGTGCGGGCAACGGCAGGTCCGTATGCCCCGAATCCCCCGGGCTACACGCGGGCTACAATGGCCGGGACAATGGGTACCGACCCCGAAAGGGGTAGGTAATCCCCTAAACCCGGTCTAACCTGGGATCGAGGGCTGCAACTCGCCCTCGTGAACCTGGAATCCGTAGTAATCGCGCCTCAAAATGGCGCGGTGAATACGTCCCTGCTCCTTGCACACACCGCCCGTCAAGCCACCCGAGTGGGCCAGGGGCGAGGGGGTGGTCTCTGGCCACTCTCGAGCCCAGGGTCCGCGAGGGGGGCTAAGTCGTAACAAGGTAGCCGTAGGGGAATCTGCGGCTGGATCACCTCCTAAAGGTGCATTCCAGTCTACTCGCCTGCCGGGCTCATATGCTGACAAGCCCATGGGCTCGTAGCTCAGCGGGAGAGCGCCGCCTTTGCGAGGCGGAGGCCGCGGGTTCAAATCCCGCCGAGTCCATTATTTCGTGCACCCGGCGATGAAAGTCGTCGGGGAAGGGTTGATGCCCTCATGGGCAGGTGAAGCCGTGCAGAGGTTCGTCCCCAGATGCAATCTGGGACCGGCTCTACCGGCGATTATCCCGGCCGGTGGATGGCTCGGCTCGGGCGCCGACGAAGGGCGTGCCAAGCTGCGAAAAGCCCGGGGGAGGCGCATGGAGCCTTAGAACCCGGGATTCCCGAATGGGCAATCCTGTCCCTTCGGGGACGCTCCCTCATGGGAGCGGGAACGCGGGGAAAGGAAACATCTGTGTACCCGCAGGAAAAGAAAGCAAACGCGATGCCGTGAGTAGGGGCGACCGAAAGCGGCACAGCCCAAACCGAACATCCCGTGGTAACACGGGATGGATGTGGTGTAGCAGGACCCTGCCTAATGCCGTGGAGCGAAGCCGAAGTGGTCTGGAACGGCCCGCCGTAGAGGGTGAGAGCCCCGTAGGCGTAAGTTCCACGGTTACAAGGTGGGGTCTCCTGAGTACCGTGGGTTGGAATTCTCGCGGGAAGCTGGGGGTCATCAACCCCCAAGGCTAAATACGTCCCGAGTCCGATAGCGCAGTAGTAGGGTGACCGAAAGCTGAAAAGAACCCCAAGAAGGGGAGTGAAAAGAGCCTGAAATCGGCCGGGGATAGTGAGCAGTGGCTCGAAAGGTAATCCCGGCGAAGGAAAGCACCGAGAGGTGCGAGTACGAGCCGGGACATGCCGGAGTCACTGCGTACGTTTTGAAGAACGGGCCAGGGAGTGTACGGCAGAGGCGAGGCTAAGGAGTGAAACTCCGAAGCCGGAGGGAAACCGACAGCCCGCAGCTTCTGCGAGGGGCGGGGTGTGCTCGCCCGTAGTCTCTGCCGTACGACCCGAAGCCGGGCGATCTAGGCGGGGGCAGGGTGAAGCGGTGCGAAAGCGCCGTGGAGGCCCGAAGGGGTGTTGATGTGCAAATCGCTCCTCTGACCCCCGTCTAGGGGTGAAAGTCCAATCGAGCCCGGGGATAGCTGGTTCCCCCCGAGACATACCGCAGTATGACCCGTCCGGAGGTTGGCGGTGGGGTAGAGCACTGATAGGAGGATCCGGGGGGTGACACCCTCGCCCTCCTGTCAAACTCCGAATCCACCGCCGCCGTAGATGGGCGGAGTCAGGGCATGGGGGTAAGCTCCATGTCCGAGAGGGAGACAACCCAGACCGGGGTTAAGGCCCCTAAGTGCCGGCTAAGTGTAAACGATAAAGGAGGTCCCGGGTCGAAGACAGCGGGGAGGTAGGCTTAGAAGCAGCCACCCTTTAAAGAGTGCGTAACAGCTCACCCGCCGAGACTCGGGGCGCCGAAAATGGACGGGGCTCAAGCCGGCCGCCGATACCCCGGGGCGCCGAAAGGCGATCCGGTAGGGGGGCGTGCCGATGGCGCAGAAGCCTGAGGCGTGAGCTCGGGTGGAGCCGTCGGTAACGAATATCCTGGCGGTAGTAGCAGCATAGTCGGGTGAGAATCCCGACCGCCGGAAGGGCAAGGGTTCCACGGCAATGTTCGTCAGCCGTGGGTTAGTCGGTCCTAACCCCGCTCGTAACTCGACGCGGGGGAAAAGGGAAGCGGGTTAATATTCCCGCACCGCTGCCCGTTGCCGTTAAGGCACCCGACGCCTCGGGATAGGCCGGGCACCTTTGCCAGGGTGTCCAAGCGCTGAAGCCCCCGGAGATCCGTAATGGAGAGAAGGGGGTGAAGGCGTGATGGCGTAAGCCGGCCGACTCCTGGGGCCCGTGAAAAGGGGGGCAGTGGACCGTACCGAGAACCGACACAGGTGCCCTGGGTTAACAGCCTAAGGCGTGGCGGAACACTCCGGCCGAGGGAATTCGGCAAATTGGCCCCGTATCTTCGGTAGAAGGGGTGCCTGCGGTGGTGCAAGCTGCCGCAGGTCGCAGTGACAGGGGGGGAGCGACTGTTTACTAAAAACACAGGGGGCTGCAACCCCGTAAGGGTTAGTACAGCCCCTGAGTCCTGCCCAGTGCGGGTACCTGAAACCCGGGTACAACCGGGCGAAGGGCCCGTAAACGGCGGGGGTAACTATGACCCTCTTAAGGTAGCGTAATACCTTGCCGCTTAATTGGCGGCTTGCATGAACGGATTAACGACTCCCCCACTGTCCCCGGCCGGAAGCCGGCGAACCCGACATCCCAGTGAAGAGTCTGGGGACCCCCGTTGGGAAGCGAAGACCCTGTGGAGCTTTACTGCAGCCTGCCGTTGCTTCACAGCTGGGGGTGCGCAGGGTAGGCGGGAGGCTTCGAAGCGGCCTCTCCGGGGGCCGTGGAGCCGTCGATGAGACACCGCCCACTTCCAGCTGTGGAGCTAACCGGCTATGCCGGGACATCGGTAGGTGGGCAGTTTGGGTGGGGCGCCACTCCCCCGAAAAGGTATCGGGGGAGCCCAAAGGTCGGCTCAGGCGGGTCAGAAATCCGCCGTAGAGTGCAAGGGCAAAAGCCGGCCTGACGTGAACCCGCACAATAAGGGTTCACGAGCCGAAAGGCGGGCCTAGCGAACCACCCTGGCCTTTTGGTGAGGCCGGGTGACGACAGAAAAGCTACCCCAGGGATAACAGTGTTGTCCCCGGCGAGAGTACATATCGACCCGGGGGCTTGCTACCTCGATGTCGGCTCTCCCCATCCTGGCCGTGCAGCAGCGGCCAAGGGTGAGGTTGTTCGCCTATTAAAGGGGATCGTGAGCTGGGTTTAGACCGTCGTGAGACAGGTCGGTTGCTATCTAACGGGGGTGTCCGGGCGGCTGAGGGGAAGGAGGCTCTAGTACGAGAGGAACGAGCCTCCGGCGCCACTGGTTGACCGGTTGTCCGGCAGGGCACTGCCGGGCAGCTACGCGCCATGCGGTTAAAGGCTGAAAGCATCTAAGCCTGAAACCGCCCCCGAAAAGAGCCGCCCTTTAAGGGCTCCGGTAAAAGACCGGGTTGATAGGGCCGGGGTGTAAGCGGCGAGCTTCGGCGAGCCGTTCAGCCCGCGGTCACTAATCGCCCGCGCCGATTGTGCCGGTCTCAGGCATAGACTGGGGATGAACCTTTGCATGGCTTTGAAGCTATTTTTACAAAGAAATTTGTTTGTACTAAGCCTGCTGCTCTATAAGAGAAAATTTTTTAAACAACAAAAGTTTCTTAGCGCTATGGCAAGTGTCGTGCATGTCATAACTGTAGAATCCAAGGCGGGTGATATTGTAGATAGTGTGAAAATGAGCGGGTATCCGATTCACAAAGCTTACTTGGTTTTTGACAAAGAAGAGGCTAAGAAGACTGTAGATGAGGTGAAAACAACCCTGAGTTCCCTCGTGGATGTTGGCGAGGTGAAACTTGAAGATGACGGGGTTTACAGCGCAGTTGAGGTTATACTGAAGACAGTAAGAAGCGAAGTAGATAAGGGTAACACTGTTCTCTTCAACATTACTGACAGTGACAAGTTGATGTGCCTCGCTTGCTTCATCTCAGCTCAGATTTCTTCAAGTGATATCTACATGAAATCCGGATCAGAGATAACCCGGATTGAAACTCCGCCCATAAAGCAGATTAATGAAGACAAACTTGAAATTCTCAGAGCTTTGGATAAGGAGGGTGGATCGGTAGATTCGATAAACAGACTTATTGAGCTCGTAGAAGGTAAACTTGAGGAGCAGAAGAGGTACATGGCTCAAAGAGCCAGAATGAGCTATCATCTTAACGGTCTGGAAGAAGACGGTCTTGTTGTGACTGAGAGGAAGGGCAAAAACCTCAGCATATATCTGACTGAACTTGGAAAAGCATTTGTAGCGATGTTTGGATGATACTCCATGCTCTCAGTACTTATAGTTGCAGAGGATGCCGAGTGGTATAGATACAAGGAACTTGAAGAATGTCTTATAAACGACTATCACGTGGAGTATGCGGACAGCGTTGGCAGATCCATTGCTGAGCTGAGCAGAATTGAATTCTCGTATGAGATAATTTTTTTCCTTAAACCACTGGAAATAGCGGAAATTCCGTCAGTATCGAGGCTCGCAAAGAGCAAAATAATGGTCTTTCACGTCAGAAATGAAAACGTACCTGTTAACTTTTCCGAGCGCCTGATGTTTGTTGGGGATATCTTGGATCTTAACGCATCGGCAATGAGGGGCAGGCTTGAATATTTCAGGGGAGTTGATGTAATAAGGCTGCTGGATGCATACCATATGGAGCTTAATGAGGATTGCGAGATAATTTTAAACGGAAACCGGAACACAAAAGTTCTTCTTGGTGATATAACATTCAGAACGGGGAAAAATGTTGTTTTCGGTGTAAGGAAAGACAACATTGCCCTGTTCTCCACAGACATTTTCTCCAATGAGGCAATGATCAACTCCCATAACTGCAGGTTTATCAAAAACCTTTTGAACGAACTGGTTGGTAAGGCTGAGGTTTACTGAGTTTTAAAAATTGGAAAGATTTATTTTTTGATCCACGGCATCATTTCTCTGAGTTCTTTGCCAACTTTCTCTATCGGATGGTTTTTCTCCATCTCTAGCAGCTTGTTATAGACTGGCCTGCCAGCCATATTCTCAAGAATCCACTCCCGTGCGAACTCCCCGCTCTGAATCTCTCTCAGTATTCTTCGCATCTCTTCCCTCGTCTGCTCTGTAAATATCCTCTTTCCTCTGGTCATACCCCCGTATTTCGCAGTTTCGCTTACCGCACTCCACATATTGTATATTCCACCCTCATAGATGAGGTCGACAATTAGCTTCAGCTCGTGCAGGACCTCGAAGTAGGCTATTTCGGGTTGGTATCCAGCCTCAACAAGGGTTTCGAATGACATCTTTATCATCTCAGCCACTCCACCGCACAGATCAACTTGCTCACCGAAGAGATCGGTTTCGGTCTCCTCCTTGAAGGTTGTTTCAATAACTCCCGCTCTTGTCGCTCCGATTCCCTTGGCGTATGCCAGAGCAACCTTCAGTGCTTTTCCCGTGTAGTCCTGATACACTGCGACGAGAGAGGGGACACCTTTCCCTTCAACGTACATTCTTCTGACCAGAGGACCGGGACCCTTGGGAGCCACCATCGCAACATCGACATATTCGGGAGGTACTATCTGGTTGTAATGGATGTTGAATCCGTGAGCAAACATCAGAAGGCTACCCTCCTTTAATTTATCGGCAATGTGCTCTCTGTAGACTTTAGGCTGAACCATATCCGGAATTAGCATTGCAACAACGTCAGCACCTTCTGCAGCCTCTTCAACTCTTTTTATCACCATCCCATCCTTCTCTGCCTTTTTCCAGCTTGTCTTGTCCCACGTTGGAAGTCCCACGACCACGTCAACACCCGAGTCCTTGAGGTTCAGTGCATGGGCATGTCCCTGACTGCCATATCCGATTATACAAACAGTTTTGCCATCAAGCTCTTTTAAATCCGCATCTGCGTCACGATAAATTCTGGCCATGCTTTCTGGTGTCTCAGGCGATAGATATATATTGCGTAGGAAGATTGTTTATTGTGCGAACAAGGTTCGGTTTAAGAACAGAAGCACTTTTCAGAACACTTTATGCAGCTTTGGAGGAGGGTATATCAGTTGTAGGTCCAACCCAAATAGCAGAATCGCTTGGAGTTTCCAAATCTACCGCCTACAAGCTGTTAAATGAGTTATCTCAGGCCGGATATGGGCAGTATGTCCCAAAAAAAGGTTTAATTTTGAATGAAGAAGGCAGAAAGGAGGCAAAAATGGCAGTGAGGATGCACAGACTGATCGAGTGCATGCTTGATGATATTGGGGTCGAGGAGTTTTGTGGGGAGGCAGAGAGAATAGAAATGGTGGCAGGTAAGAGTTTCATTGAGGCCATTGAAGCGAAGTACGGAGATAGGAAGATCTGTCCATGTGGCAAGAAAATCCCAGAGGTGAATAAGTGAGGAGCACGATCTTTGTATTTGTAATTTTTTTATTTCTGATCCACCCGGCTGGAGCGTCGACAATAGTGGTTACCGTATCTGACTTCAAGCCAATCGTTGAGGCTGTAGCCGGGGATGGGTTTGAGGTTGTGAGCCTTCTTCCTCCCGGTTCCGATCCTCATGGTTTCAGCCTGTCGATTGAGGATGTGGAAATGCTGAAAAATGCAGATCTGATAGTTCTGGCGAACTCAAGATTTTTTGATTTTGAAGCCAAAATTTCAAAAGAATTCACCAACACTCTTGACTTTGACGATTATAATGTGAAACTCTATGATTTCCCGGGTTTCAGGAAGAATCCGCACGGTTACTGGATGCTTCCGGAAAACGCAATAGGGATAGCCAGGGCCGTGAAAAAAAGGCTCTCTGAACTGTATCCGGATAAAAAAATGCTGTTTGATGA
Proteins encoded in this window:
- a CDS encoding HFX_2341 family transcriptional regulator domain-containing protein; translation: MASVVHVITVESKAGDIVDSVKMSGYPIHKAYLVFDKEEAKKTVDEVKTTLSSLVDVGEVKLEDDGVYSAVEVILKTVRSEVDKGNTVLFNITDSDKLMCLACFISAQISSSDIYMKSGSEITRIETPPIKQINEDKLEILRALDKEGGSVDSINRLIELVEGKLEEQKRYMAQRARMSYHLNGLEEDGLVVTERKGKNLSIYLTELGKAFVAMFG
- the ilvC gene encoding ketol-acid reductoisomerase codes for the protein MARIYRDADADLKELDGKTVCIIGYGSQGHAHALNLKDSGVDVVVGLPTWDKTSWKKAEKDGMVIKRVEEAAEGADVVAMLIPDMVQPKVYREHIADKLKEGSLLMFAHGFNIHYNQIVPPEYVDVAMVAPKGPGPLVRRMYVEGKGVPSLVAVYQDYTGKALKVALAYAKGIGATRAGVIETTFKEETETDLFGEQVDLCGGVAEMIKMSFETLVEAGYQPEIAYFEVLHELKLIVDLIYEGGIYNMWSAVSETAKYGGMTRGKRIFTEQTREEMRRILREIQSGEFAREWILENMAGRPVYNKLLEMEKNHPIEKVGKELREMMPWIKK
- a CDS encoding metal-dependent transcriptional regulator, which codes for MRTRFGLRTEALFRTLYAALEEGISVVGPTQIAESLGVSKSTAYKLLNELSQAGYGQYVPKKGLILNEEGRKEAKMAVRMHRLIECMLDDIGVEEFCGEAERIEMVAGKSFIEAIEAKYGDRKICPCGKKIPEVNK